The following is a genomic window from Desulfofarcimen acetoxidans DSM 771.
GACAGACCCCGGTAAAAATTTGGAAAGAATGCTTTTCTCTTTTCAAATTTTTTCGAGCATTTTTTTTCGAGCAATTGGTAATCTTTTACCGAGGTCAGAAATTATGTTGCTCTTAATCAGTTAATAAGGTATGATCTTACCATCAAGTGCAACATAAAAAATGACAATGCTAGGTTTGGTTTTTATGTACAACATAATTAAACGGGCAACTTACAGGGGATTATTACTTCAACGCCAAGAATGTACCTGATCCATACACATTAAGGCCGCTTAATATAAATCTCATTAAAAACCTCAGAGGAGGATTAAAAAATGATATGGGAAGAAGTTAAAAATGCATATCCAAATCAGTGGGTAATCATTGAAGCTATTGAGGCTTATACCGAAGGGGATAAAAGAATTATAGCGCAAATAACTGTAGTTAACAATTTCCAGGACGACAATAACAAGGCTCTATTGCAATATTTGCAATTACACCGAAAGCATAGGGAAAGAGAGCTTTACGTTGTTCACACTTCACGTCCTGAATTGGATATAATCGAGCAAAAATGGATTGGGGTGCGGGCCGACATATGAATCTAAAAATAAAATATGGGATGCCTTTTACTGAAGTTGTGCTGACTCACAAAGGCAAATCGTTCAGTTCCGATAATTTCTTGATAGATACTGGTTCTGCCTCCACCATCATTGCTGCCGAAATTGCTGTTAAATTGGGGTTAGGGCCTGAACCTTTAGATGTTATACGAAAAATTCGTGGCGTTGGTGGAACAGAATTTGTATATGAGAAACATATTGATAGAATTCGGTTGGGCACAAAAAAACTGAATCAATTCAAAATACAAATTGGTGATATGGACTATGGATTCGATATTGACGGAATTCTGGGAATGGATTATTTGATGATATCTAAAATAGTTATAGATTTGGAAAACATGATGCTTATGTGAGCTAAAATACAAGCAATGCTCCCGGGATACTGGTGCAGGGCAGCAGGGCATACATGATGTGCAGTTACTAAATGAGTGCTGTCCATTTTTATTTACTATCAACTGTAAATTTATGTCACAGTTTGAGTAAAATCGCGGAATATCTTCCAGTTGTTTTTTAATAGGCTTTGTTGGAATTTTGGCGGTACCCCTATAATATAAGAAAGGCCAACCACCTTTTAATGATTGGCCTTTCTTGTATTATCAAATTAAATCGTGTTGCATCTGAGTCTTTGTGAAAGAATAATCGGTAATATATTACCGGGGCCAGACCCTAGGGAATGTAAGTATATTTTGACGGTATTTTACGGGGGTCAGACCGGTAAAAATTTGGAAAGAACGGTTTCTCTTTTCAAATTTTTTCGAGCACTGATACGGTACAACAATTTCCAAAGCAGGATGTGGTACAAATTTAAAATCGTCAGGGTTCCTTGTATATAAGGGAAGATCATTTACAATTGCAGTAGCCGCAATATAACAATCTTCAATATGGTGATCTCGGTATTCTGCTGATTGACGAGAGAGTAAACCAGCAGTTCTAGCAACTTTTTGGTTCGTAGGTAAAACTCGAAAAAGTGTTGGCAAAAGCAATTGAGTTCTATTTTCCTCTTGTAAAGATATGTGTGGATACTGGAGTAATTCTTTTATACTATGGCAAGAAATGTATCTATTAACTCTTTCATCAATTAGTTTATCAATTAACGATACAGCCATTTTTGAATTAAATTCATACATTTTATTTTTTGGCCGCGATTTTCGATGACTTCTAAGCACATCAATTAAAATATTTGTATCAATAAGAACACTATTCATTTATTTTATTACCTTTTATCGAAAAATGATGTGTCTTTGTCTTCCCATAAACCAGTTAATTCTTTCAAAGCCGCTTTTTCTTTTTTCATCTTTATCTTTTCCAATGGAGATAGATACTTGCTAATTTTTTTCTTTATATCTTTAACACCATAAACAATTTTAACTGTTGCCATTTCACTCACCTTCTTTTTTAAATTATCTCACGGGAAATATATACTGTCAATTATCACCCTATTTTTACCACTCTTTGCTAGCTTAATTATATCCCAAAGCAATACAACTTTTTTAGTAACTCCAAAACTTTCTTATAAATGGACACCAATAATATTGTACCAATTACAGAACCCTCCAAGTTATTTCCTGGAAGGTTTTGAGAGACGAGTTTAAGACATCTTATGTGTTGCTTTTTATCAGTATGTTGTCATCTAACTACTGACCTTTATTCACCATGCTGCCAGGCATTAAGATATGCTTCCTGTTCCGGTCACCTCGAAGATTTTCATCCAAACTAACTACAGTGCCGTCGAATACCTTAGTTCCGATAAAAAACATTATGAAAGACCAACCACCTTTCCAATGATTGGCCTTTATCGAATTATCAAATTATATCGTGTTGCATCTGAGTCTTGGGGTGAGAATAATTGGTATTTATTTGCTGGGGCCAGATCCTAGGGAATGCAAGTATTGATTTAAAACATTAAGGCAGGCTAAGGGTGCCTGCCTTTTATTGACAAATAAAGGTATTGGACAAATTTCCTTCAGATCCCGGACAACATACAACGTTATCATACTCGATTTGTTTACTGGAGTCAGACCGGATCAGACCTATGTATATTAATTGCAAAATCTTACTGGGATCTGATCCTAGTTAATGCAAGGAATTTATGGTATTTTTTACAAGGCCAGACCCCAGGGAGGAATTGTAAATAACGCTTTTTGTTATTTGCAATTCCGACTCGAACATGGTCTAGAATTTGGAATGTTATCGAATCTCTTCTGCTTTCCTGAGTACTGTAAGGTATAGCTTTCGGCTTATATAACGGTTGTGTATAATCATTAAATCCATCAAAGACCTTATTTCTTCAACAAATCCAAGTTTTTTACCGGTCAGAAGTATACCTAACACACCTGTGACCTTCAATCCAAGTAGGGAAGCATATTGCCTTCCTGCAAACTCGTCAATGATGACATTCTGTATTCGTTTTTCTTTGGCTATTGCTATTACTTCGGCTTCACCTTCATCTAATTCAAGCATGATGGTATCTTTTACTACTCTATTCCCTGCTTCCAATATTGTGAAGCGATTAAAGATCTCCAATTTATCACTGCCTGTCTTGCCTTTGCCTTTGACTATAACTTCATTGTACACTGATTTCGGTATTATAATCTCTTCATATAACTTTGGTAATAGCTCTATTTGTCCAACCAGAGACAGACTTATAAGCGGAGACGAATTAATTACCGCTTTCATTCTTAAAGTCCTCCACAAACCTGTCTATGGCTTCAAACTCTCTCTCTAATTCTTTATCAGTATATTGGTAAATATCAATCTGATTCTTTCCAAGCAAAATCACAAAATCATTCTTGTCCATACCAGCCAATTCAGCCGCTTTACCAAGAGATAGCTTACGTTCCTTAAAGAATTGCAGAGCAAGTATTTTTCTTGCTTCTTCCTGTAAAGACTTTTCATCCTTCTTAAGTACAAACAGTATTTCTTCCGATATAGGGATATTTATATTTAACATCCGCATGAGCATCAACTCCTAAAATAATTCGTTAAACACTCAAAATTCCTTTTACTGGTAGTATACTCTCTTTCTACTTTAAGTGCAATATAGATTCCTCTCTTTTCAAATTTTTTCGAGTAAAGATACTCTGGCAGATGCTATTCTTGATCGGATAGTTCATGATTCATATACGGTATTTATTGATGGCAAGGTCTCTATGAGAGAACGCCACGGGCTATAAGATAAATAGTTAATTGATTATAAAGTTCGAGAGCCATCACCACCAAATGTGGTGCATCTCTCATGAACACATTGGCTTGGCTCTATTTGATGCACATAGTGGCTTTCGAAAAATATACTAGTGCTGAGTGGCGTAAGTACGTACACACCATAAATTTACAGCAAAAATTCAAGTAAAATGGAATATTAAACCTTTCACAAAAGGACAACCCATCGTATAATTAAGAAAAGCAAACAAATATAAGAGGATTAAAAACAATGGCAGAAAATCAATTAAAGTCCATTTCCCTGGAAATTGAATCATATATTCATCAACGTGGTCTGACACATTTACATGCTATGGTTCATGGCAAACATATAATTATTTATTCAAGTTATGATGGAGAAAAAGAACCGCGTGCCCGATTAAGCCAGATAAGACCAGACGTTTTTCGATTAAGTATGTCCGACCACAAGGGGCGATGGGAGGCTACACCTTATATTGGAACAACCGACAAACTTCTGGAAATACTTCTGGAACAATTCGGTTTTACACTAATAGATTTTTAAATGGTTCATATTGCTCGGCTATATAAATTAAGATGTCAGTTGTTTTAAGAGTTTAAGATTATGGAGGTGTATAATTATGGCATACCCAAAAGCCCACGAGATTATTTTAAGTAAAAAACAAAGAGCAATTCTTAATAAATACTCTCGTGGTACACATACGCCTTTGCATCTTAAAATCAGGGCACAGATTATCTTGAAAGCAGACGAAGGAAAACCCAATATTACTATTGCATGTGAACTCAATCGCATAAGTTAAAATCTATTATTAAATCGGCACTGAAAGATAAGTACCGCATTGGTAAACCACTATTTTTTACACCGGAACAAATTGCTCATATTGTTTCATTAGCTTGCCAATCGCCGATCGAAAACGGTGTTCCCTTAAGTCACTGTACACCAGCAGCATTAGCTCATACGGCAATAGTACAAGGAATGTAAACAGTATCCCAGCGCGAACAGTTGCGCGATACTTATCTGAAGCGGATTTGAAACCGCATCAATATAAAGGTTGGTTAAATGCTAAGATTGATAATCCGGAGCAATATAAGCAACAAGTGACGACTGTCTGCCAGGTTTATCGGAATTCTATACAGATGGAATCCTCTGGTTGTCATGTATGCTGTACGGACGAAATGACCGGTGTCCAAGCATTGGAACACATTCATGAGGCATTGCCTATGCGTCCGAATCAAGTGGAGTGTATTGAGCAAGAGTATAAAAGACATGGAACAACCACTTTAATCGCTTCATGAAATGTGGTAACTGGAGAAATTGTTGCTCCGCTTATTCAATCTACCCGGACAGAAACCGATTTCGTAAAGCATATCCGTGAAGTAGTGGCAACTGATCCAAAAAGCTCATATATTTTTGTCATGGATCAACTGAATACACATAAATCAGAGACACTGGTAAAGTGAATTGCAGAACAAGAAGGAATCCCGACAGAGGAATTGGGTAAAAAAGGTGTAGAGGGAATTTTAAAATCAATGGAGACGCGGGCAGCATTTTTGTCAGACACGGCACATCAGATTCGTATTGTCTATACACCTAAACACTCATCATGGATGAATCAGATTGAAATATGGTTTAGTATATTAAAGAGACGATTAATCAATAGACGCTCTAGTTTTTCATCGGTTCAAGATCTGGAATTGCGTATTCAACAGTTTATTGATTACTATAATCAGTATTTGGCTAAACCATTTTGCTGGACATATGCAAATAAACTCTTGGCTGCATAATACTTAATTGGTTGTTATTGGTGTGCATGTATTTGCGCCATCGTGCACTAGTTTGCTGTCTACACTTAGAAACACGGGTCGCCCCGTGCTTCCCAAGACTCGCTATAGAATGATTGGCTAAACCTTTTCTAGTGGGATTCCCACCCACTATATGATACGTCCTTAGCTTGGCGTACGGCCATACCCAATGTCATTGGACTATCCCTCCATAAAAAGGAATAAGAGTGAATTTAAAAGTTTAAAAAAAACAATAATAAGACTTGACTTTTCAAAAAGATCACCAAATGCTTTTATTAAAATGGCTGAGGCCATAATCACCTGGTATTATGGCGATGATAACTTTAAAACATTCAAAGGATATAGGCTTTCTGCAATTGATGCCTCTATTTTGGAAATTACCAATTCAGAGCGATTGAGGGATGCCTTTGGGTATAGTGAAGGCAAGACTGTAAAACTCGCACGTGCCAAGGCTTCCGATATCTATGATATAGAAAATGACATGATGATTACATCAAAAATCACCAGATATACTACCGGCGAGAGGGATATTGCCATTGAACTAATCGAAAAATTAAAGAAGTTGGTATTAAAAAACGATCTTATTCTTTTTGACAGACGATATGCACTGGCAAAAATTTGGAAAGGGCGCTTTTCTCTTTTCAAATTTTTTTGAGCATTTTCAAGTTTTTTCGAGCAGTCGTTCTATGGTATATCGTCTTCATAGGTTTTGAGGTATATTTTAACCCCCAAATAAATCTGGAGGCATTTTCGATTGATGAAAGAGCTTCTTCACAGCTAACCAAGTAAAAAAATTGTCATATTCACCAGCTTATCTCAGATACCTACAACTTTTTAAGATTTTACCGTAATCCCTTAGCAAAATACCAGTCTTTACAAGTTGTTCGTTAAATAGACCAATTAGAGAGTCCACAAGGTTTCACCTTATTTAACCACATTAGTGGCAAATGGTGCGTTTAACAGTAACAGTTTGCTGAATTGCTCATCCTCATAAATGTTGACTGAGATATCAATACCATGCTCTAATTCGGAATCTAGGACAAAATCATAGATTTTATCGCGATCGATATTTTTCTTGTTTTTTACCGGAATGAGAACATCCATATCTGAGTCCAAACGGTGATCGCCCCTAGCCCTAGGAGAGTGTTTCAAAAGTCATAATTTTAAAAATTAACTACTATATATAGCTCTAATTGGAAGTATAAATACTATATATAGAAATAAAAAGATAAAAAATCTACTTTTGAAACGGTCTCCTAGAACCATATAAAAGCACCTTAGTAATCTCGCCAGGATGTATTTTATTTAGGTACCGAACAAAATATTTTAAAACTTCCTGTTCTGTGTTTGTTAAACCGGGCATTTAGACCACCCCATTTAATATATGTCTTCCTTTAATATTATAACATGTATTAGATTGGCATCAAGTATGCACTGGTCTGAAACCAATCTACTATATCAATATCATGAAAATCTTATTAATCTCAGTAAAACACCTTAAGCTATTAATAAAATACTTAGATTAACTCGAAGATATTCAAAAAACTAACTTCAGTGCTGCTGTTATTGATACCACTACCACAGAAATCATCGCCGGTTCATAAAAAAAGAGGATGTTAACCATACATCCCCACCAAAATATTAGCTTATTAGATAGTATCACAGTTGCAGGCTCCTGACCATAGTTTTTTGTACGATATAATCCGGGGGTAAAGCATCAGAATGGACGAAGTAGTCAAACTGGCAGCCAATTATGTCTTTCCCATGGTTGTGGCGGGATACCTTTTAGTGCGCCTGGAACCGGTGATCAAGGATCTGCAAAAGTCAATCTCCCTACTGACCGTTGTGGTGGCCAGGCAGGGTGAAGTTGACTACGAGGAGGCCAGGCGGCTGCTGGAAAGAAGCCATATATCTTACATTCCGGACCCAGAAAAAACTGTTTCGTAATACATGTATTAACAGGGATTTATGCATCATAAATGTATGCATAATATACAATACCTAAAGTTATACATTGTAAAATAAGTACTTATACGTAATTATACCAAAAACAGTTATATATGCCCTGTGGTTTTATGTCTTTTATGGATTATATATGCCTTATAGTATTTTTTAGGATATAAGGGTCCGGAAAGTGAGATATATAATGAAACACACTCACATTATACTGCATCATACCGGAGCGGAAGAGAAGGATGCAGCTCAAATCCGCCGACAATCACTTAAGCCTGGGCTGGCAGGATATAGGCTAATCCTAAAGAGTATGAACAGTTAATAAAATTCTAAAAGAAACCCGTATCGCTGTTAAAGTGATACGGGTTTGCTAATAAAGCCACAATGAACTGTAATTATTTAACAAGGGTCTGCCCCTTATGAAAAAAATTATTTTACTAGGGACAGACCCTGGTAAAAATTTAGAAAGAATGCCTTTCTCTTTTCAAATTTTTTCGAGCACAAGATCCAAACTCCAAGGAAAAACCGGAAATATATGAGTCACGGCTCATAAATATTTCTAAAGTATAAATCTAAAATTGACAATTTTTCCTAATAGAAGTATAATACAAGGAAACAAAATTTCCTTACTTACATCACTTGAATAAAAGGAGCGTATAATGATGTTAGAAACTAGAATAGAACAGGAGAAAACTTCTATAGAAAAACGTCGTATTCATATTTCATCAAAGCGGCAAATAACGATTCCATCTAAATACTTTGAAGCTTTAGGTCTGTCAGATGAGGTTGACTGTATCTATGCAAACAACATGCTCATCCTCATTCCTGTTAAAAAGGAAAATCCAGCTTTTGCAGAGGAGATACTATCAGATCTCATCGAGCAGGGGTATTCCGGCCAGAAACTATTAATTGAGTTTAAGCGCATCACCCGACAGGTACGTCCTGCTGTAGAAAAACTCATTGAAGAAGCAGACGCATTAGCAAAAGAAGCCTCTACAAACTATATAGACCGTACCGATGAGATTTTTGGAATCAATGATGAAACGGAGGCTTAGAAATGCTTCCGGTAATCTACACACCAATCGCAGAAAAATATTTTAAAAAACTAAAAGATAAAGCACTGAAAAAAGTTTTTAAAGAAGCAGTGTTAAACATTAGGAAAAACCCTGCTATTGGACAAGTTAAAACCGGTGACTTAAGTGGGTTATACTCTCTTGACATCTATCACAACCACACCAACTATGAACTGGCCTATAGGATCTCTAAATTAGAAAATGGCGATATGGTAGTTATTATCATGGCCGGTACCAGAGAAAACTTCTATAAAGAACTTAAACGATACTTGTTCCGATAACAGATATGAATAACACTTTCAAGCTACCTATATAGAATTGTATTCTGCTCATTATTCAGATAAAAAACATTATGAAAGGCCAACCACCTTTTCGATGATTAGCCTTTCTTGAATTATCAAATTAAATCGTATTTCATCTGAGATACTCCCTCACCCGATACGACGACCAGTCGCTATTACCTCTCTAACAAAAGGGTTATCCTTTCTCAAAGGGTGAGGTTCTATTCGAGTATCAACTTTCCTTCGAATCTTCATTAACTTTAAGGTATCCTC
Proteins encoded in this region:
- a CDS encoding YvrJ family protein, which codes for MDEVVKLAANYVFPMVVAGYLLVRLEPVIKDLQKSISLLTVVVARQGEVDYEEARRLLERSHISYIPDPEKTVS
- a CDS encoding UPF0175 family protein, which produces MRMLNINIPISEEILFVLKKDEKSLQEEARKILALQFFKERKLSLGKAAELAGMDKNDFVILLGKNQIDIYQYTDKELEREFEAIDRFVEDFKNESGN
- a CDS encoding retropepsin-like aspartic protease; the encoded protein is MNLKIKYGMPFTEVVLTHKGKSFSSDNFLIDTGSASTIIAAEIAVKLGLGPEPLDVIRKIRGVGGTEFVYEKHIDRIRLGTKKLNQFKIQIGDMDYGFDIDGILGMDYLMISKIVIDLENMMLM
- a CDS encoding PIN domain-containing protein, translated to MNSVLIDTNILIDVLRSHRKSRPKNKMYEFNSKMAVSLIDKLIDERVNRYISCHSIKELLQYPHISLQEENRTQLLLPTLFRVLPTNQKVARTAGLLSRQSAEYRDHHIEDCYIAATAIVNDLPLYTRNPDDFKFVPHPALEIVVPYQCSKKFEKRNRSFQIFTGLTPVKYRQNILTFPRVWPR
- a CDS encoding DUF3368 domain-containing protein; the protein is MKAVINSSPLISLSLVGQIELLPKLYEEIIIPKSVYNEVIVKGKGKTGSDKLEIFNRFTILEAGNRVVKDTIMLELDEGEAEVIAIAKEKRIQNVIIDEFAGRQYASLLGLKVTGVLGILLTGKKLGFVEEIRSLMDLMIIHNRYISRKLYLTVLRKAEEIR
- a CDS encoding type II toxin-antitoxin system RelE/ParE family toxin; the protein is MLPVIYTPIAEKYFKKLKDKALKKVFKEAVLNIRKNPAIGQVKTGDLSGLYSLDIYHNHTNYELAYRISKLENGDMVVIIMAGTRENFYKELKRYLFR
- a CDS encoding nucleotidyltransferase domain-containing protein: MKHSPRARGDHRLDSDMDVLIPVKNKKNIDRDKIYDFVLDSELEHGIDISVNIYEDEQFSKLLLLNAPFATNVVK
- a CDS encoding AbrB/MazE/SpoVT family DNA-binding domain-containing protein; translated protein: MMLETRIEQEKTSIEKRRIHISSKRQITIPSKYFEALGLSDEVDCIYANNMLILIPVKKENPAFAEEILSDLIEQGYSGQKLLIEFKRITRQVRPAVEKLIEEADALAKEASTNYIDRTDEIFGINDETEA